In Arthrobacter sp. UKPF54-2, the following are encoded in one genomic region:
- a CDS encoding sarcosine oxidase subunit alpha family protein, translating to MTSQNSRLAAGGRIDRSISWRFTVDGEEFTGHPGDTLASALISNGRIAAGNSLYEDRARGIMSAGVEESNAMVKIAPRFPGHVAESMLPATTVTLVDGLKAELLSGLGKLDPAEDRAEYDKKYVHTDVLVIGGGPAGLAAAREAVRTGARVILMDDQPELGGSLLSGSTAAELADTIEGKPALEWVADVEAELVSGAESTVLNRTTAFGAYDANYVIAVQNRTDHLSSPAAPGVSRQRIWHVRANQVILAPGAHERPLVFENNDRPGIMLASAVRSYLNRYAVAAGQRVVISTTNDSAYALAADLRAAGVKVAAVVDARPQLTAVASAAAEAGTRVLVGSAVANTASGAADGRVESVTVRSINDDGELTSGVEEIACDLLAVSGGWSPLVHLHSQRQGKLRWDDELAAFVPSTVVPNQQTIGSGRGSFELDDCLAEGISAGAAAAIAAGFASDTTPASLGEPRASAPTRQLWLVPGQEGTPDEWHHHFVDFQRDQSVADVLRSTGAGMRSVEHIKRYTSISTANDQGKTSGVNAIGVIAAALRTAGEASRGIGDIGTTTYRAPFTPVAFAALAGRQRGELFDPARKTSIHPWHEAKGALFEDVGQWKRPWYYPQAGEDMDAAVLRECAAVRDSVGFMDATTLGKIEIRGKDAGEFLNRVYTNAFKKLAPGSARYGVMCGPDGMIFDDGVTLRLDDDRYFMTTTTGGAAKVLDWLEEWLQTEWPELDVHCTSVTEQWSTIAVVGPKSRAVLAKLAPALAADGGLEAEAFPFMTFRETTLASGVRARICRISFSGELAYEINVPSWYGLNTWEAVAAAGAEFNITPYGTETMHVLRAEKGYPIVGQDTDGTVTPQDAGMEWIVSKAKEFIGKRSYARADGQRGDRKHLVSVLPVDGSIRLPEGTQLVEQGISTSPAYGPVPMQGFVTSSYHSAALGRSFGLALIKNGRNRIGETMVAVSGDQLVDVVVAETVLFDPEGTRKDG from the coding sequence GTGACTTCCCAGAACTCCCGTCTCGCCGCCGGCGGACGCATCGACCGCTCCATCTCCTGGCGCTTCACCGTGGACGGCGAGGAATTCACGGGCCACCCCGGCGACACCCTCGCCTCCGCCCTGATCTCCAACGGACGCATCGCCGCCGGCAATTCGCTCTACGAGGACCGCGCCCGCGGCATCATGTCCGCCGGAGTTGAGGAATCCAACGCGATGGTCAAAATCGCGCCGCGGTTCCCCGGACACGTGGCCGAATCCATGCTCCCCGCCACCACCGTCACCCTGGTGGACGGCCTGAAGGCGGAGCTGCTCAGTGGCCTCGGCAAGCTGGACCCGGCAGAAGACAGGGCGGAATACGACAAGAAGTACGTCCACACCGACGTCCTGGTCATCGGCGGCGGCCCCGCCGGCCTCGCCGCAGCCCGCGAGGCAGTCCGCACCGGCGCCCGCGTCATCCTCATGGACGACCAGCCCGAACTCGGCGGCAGCCTGCTGTCAGGTTCCACCGCAGCTGAGCTGGCTGACACCATTGAGGGCAAGCCCGCCCTCGAATGGGTGGCAGACGTGGAAGCCGAACTGGTTTCCGGTGCCGAGTCCACGGTCCTGAACCGCACCACCGCCTTCGGTGCCTACGACGCGAACTACGTCATCGCCGTCCAGAACCGCACCGACCACCTTTCCAGCCCCGCCGCGCCCGGCGTCTCGCGCCAGCGGATCTGGCACGTGCGTGCCAACCAGGTGATCCTGGCCCCCGGCGCCCACGAACGCCCGCTGGTCTTCGAGAACAACGACCGGCCCGGCATCATGCTGGCCTCCGCCGTCCGCAGCTACCTCAACCGCTACGCCGTGGCGGCAGGGCAGCGCGTGGTCATCAGCACCACCAACGACAGCGCCTACGCCCTCGCCGCGGACCTGCGCGCCGCCGGCGTGAAGGTTGCGGCCGTTGTGGACGCCCGCCCACAGCTCACCGCAGTGGCGAGCGCAGCCGCCGAAGCCGGGACCCGCGTGCTGGTCGGCAGCGCGGTGGCCAACACCGCTTCCGGCGCGGCAGACGGCCGTGTTGAGAGCGTCACCGTCCGCAGCATCAACGACGACGGCGAACTCACCTCCGGCGTCGAGGAAATCGCCTGCGACCTGCTGGCCGTCTCCGGCGGCTGGAGCCCGCTGGTGCACCTCCACTCCCAGCGCCAGGGCAAGCTCCGCTGGGACGACGAGCTCGCCGCTTTTGTGCCGAGCACGGTTGTCCCGAACCAGCAGACCATCGGCTCTGGCCGTGGCAGCTTCGAGCTCGACGACTGCCTCGCCGAGGGCATTTCCGCCGGCGCCGCCGCGGCCATCGCCGCGGGCTTCGCCTCGGACACCACGCCCGCCTCGCTCGGCGAGCCCAGGGCCTCCGCCCCGACCCGGCAGCTGTGGCTGGTCCCGGGCCAGGAAGGCACGCCGGATGAATGGCACCACCACTTCGTGGACTTCCAGCGCGACCAGTCAGTGGCAGACGTGCTGCGTTCCACCGGAGCCGGCATGCGGTCCGTGGAACACATCAAGCGCTACACCTCCATCAGCACCGCCAACGACCAGGGCAAGACCTCCGGGGTCAACGCGATCGGTGTCATCGCCGCCGCACTGCGCACCGCGGGCGAAGCGTCCCGCGGCATTGGCGACATCGGCACCACCACCTACCGGGCACCGTTCACCCCGGTGGCCTTCGCGGCGCTGGCCGGACGCCAGCGCGGCGAACTGTTCGACCCCGCCCGCAAGACCTCCATCCACCCGTGGCACGAGGCCAAGGGCGCGCTGTTCGAAGACGTCGGACAGTGGAAGCGCCCCTGGTACTACCCGCAGGCCGGCGAGGACATGGATGCCGCCGTGCTGCGCGAATGCGCCGCAGTCCGCGACTCCGTGGGCTTCATGGACGCCACCACCCTGGGCAAGATCGAAATCCGCGGCAAGGACGCCGGTGAATTCCTCAACCGGGTCTACACCAACGCATTCAAGAAGCTGGCCCCGGGTTCCGCCCGCTACGGCGTCATGTGCGGCCCTGACGGCATGATCTTCGACGACGGCGTGACGCTGCGCCTCGACGATGACCGCTACTTCATGACCACCACCACCGGTGGCGCAGCCAAGGTCCTGGACTGGCTGGAGGAATGGCTCCAGACTGAATGGCCCGAACTCGACGTGCACTGCACCTCGGTCACCGAACAGTGGAGCACCATTGCCGTCGTCGGGCCCAAATCCCGCGCGGTCCTCGCCAAGCTGGCACCGGCACTGGCAGCCGACGGCGGACTGGAAGCAGAGGCCTTCCCGTTCATGACCTTCCGCGAGACGACGCTGGCCTCCGGCGTGCGGGCCCGGATCTGCCGGATTTCGTTCTCCGGCGAGCTGGCCTACGAGATCAACGTGCCGTCCTGGTACGGGCTGAACACCTGGGAAGCCGTTGCCGCGGCCGGGGCCGAATTCAACATCACCCCCTACGGCACCGAGACCATGCACGTGCTCCGCGCCGAGAAGGGCTACCCCATCGTCGGCCAGGACACTGACGGCACAGTCACCCCGCAGGACGCGGGGATGGAATGGATCGTCTCCAAGGCCAAGGAATTCATCGGCAAGCGCTCCTACGCCCGCGCCGACGGCCAGCGCGGGGACCGCAAGCACCTGGTCAGCGTCCTGCCGGTGGACGGCTCCATCCGCCTGCCGGAAGGAACGCAGCTTGTGGAGCAGGGCATCAGCACCAGCCCCGCCTACGGTCCCGTCCCGATGCAGGGCTTCGTGACCTCGAGCTACCACAGCGCCGCCCTGGGACGCTCCTTTGGACTGGCACTGATCAAGAATGGCCGCAACCGCATCGGCGAAACCATGGTGGCCGTCTCCGGCGACCAGCTGGTCGATGTTGTTGTAGCAGAAACCGTACTGTTTGACCCCGAAGGGACCCGCAAAGATGGCTAA
- a CDS encoding sarcosine oxidase subunit delta, with translation MLLISCPNCGSRDETEFHYGGQAHVPYPENPHELTDKEWAHFLFYRENTKGIFAERWLHSTGCRQWFNMLRDTVTYDIKAVYPMGSPRPDAAGRATADTGTASLAPDSTTTGSAAPSTSTTSISSTTAPEGATK, from the coding sequence ATGCTGCTCATCTCCTGCCCTAACTGCGGCTCGCGCGACGAGACCGAATTCCACTACGGCGGCCAGGCCCACGTGCCCTACCCGGAAAACCCGCATGAACTGACCGACAAAGAATGGGCCCACTTCCTGTTCTACCGGGAAAACACCAAGGGCATCTTCGCCGAACGCTGGTTGCACAGCACCGGCTGCCGCCAGTGGTTCAACATGCTCCGCGACACCGTCACCTATGACATCAAGGCGGTCTACCCGATGGGCTCGCCCCGCCCTGATGCCGCCGGCCGGGCCACCGCAGACACCGGCACCGCGAGCCTCGCCCCCGACAGCACCACCACCGGAAGCGCAGCTCCCAGCACCTCGACCACCAGCATCTCCAGCACCACCGCCCCGGAAGGAGCAACCAAGTGA